The DNA sequence GCCCCCGACATTCAATGCCGCAACCAGGACCCGCAAACACGACATCGCACCTCACCACCTTCCTAATCGTCAGCATCTTCGTTATCGCCCTCTTCCCCAGCATCTTCGTCGGCATCTTCTGGGCGCCCTACAACAGTATAGCAGAGTACTTTGTGCCGACACCTCAGCCACGGAAAAGCGTAGTTTGCACCAGTCCAAACGTTTGTACGAGTGCGCCTGTCATGTCTTGGTGagttttcttcttcttcttcttcttcttctccaccCCACCCTCCTCCACCCATACCTATCTATCCATTCACATCACGAGTCTAACACGCACCAACCAGGACACAAAAATCCCTAACCCTCCCCTCCAAATCCCGCGGCTCCTACCTAATAACCGACCACATCGTCTCGCAACTCCCCGAGATAAAATCGTACAAAACCGGTCTCCTAAACCTCTTCATCCAGCACACGTCGTGCGCGCTGTCGCTCAACGAGAACTGGGACAGTGATGTGCGCGCAGATATGAGCACAGCGCTGGATCGCATTGTACCCGAGGATAAGAAGGGAGAGGGACTCTATCGCCATGATGCAGAGGGCAGTGATGATATGCCGGCGCATGTGAAGAGCGCGTTGATTGGCGCGAGTGTTACGGTGCCGATTACGAATGGGAAACTGAACACGGGGACATGGCAGGGCATTTGGTATTTGGAGTTTAGGGATGTTAAGCATACGAGGAAGGTAGTGGCGACGATTCAGGGGGAGAAGATGTGAGAGTGTGGGT is a window from the Pyrenophora tritici-repentis strain M4 chromosome 7, whole genome shotgun sequence genome containing:
- a CDS encoding UPF0047 domain containing protein, which gives rise to MPQPGPANTTSHLTTFLIVSIFVIALFPSIFVGIFWAPYNSIAEYFVPTPQPRKSVVCTSPNVCTSAPVMSWTQKSLTLPSKSRGSYLITDHIVSQLPEIKSYKTGLLNLFIQHTSCALSLNENWDSDVRADMSTALDRIVPEDKKGEGLYRHDAEGSDDMPAHVKSALIGASVTVPITNGKLNTGTWQGIWYLEFRDVKHTRKVVATIQGEKM